One Bacillota bacterium DNA segment encodes these proteins:
- a CDS encoding threonylcarbamoyl-AMP synthase yields MEKATELLVVNPDKPDTAAIRYAADVLRRGGLVAFPTETVYGLGGDATDPGAASAIFAAKGRPQDNPLIVHIAKREDLWLVARDVPEAALRLIEHFWPGPLTLVLPRTHLIPDETTGGLDTVAIRMPDHGIALALIAEAGVPVAAPSANTSGKPSPTTADHVMEDLAGKIDLVIDGGPTSIGVESTVVDMTVSPPMVLRPGGTTLEDLREILANIEVSPSIIHPGRMPINGAPRSPGMKYTHYSPEAEVMLFEGDPQDIVSGIRRSAIDLIAQGKRVGILATHETHDLYKDLGVLLKVSGSREDLSRIASHIFALLREFDHDKADVILVEGVPENGLGFAIMNRLRKAAGSKV; encoded by the coding sequence ATGGAGAAGGCAACAGAACTACTGGTGGTGAATCCTGATAAACCGGATACTGCCGCCATAAGATACGCTGCCGATGTTCTGAGGCGCGGCGGGCTAGTGGCGTTTCCTACCGAAACAGTATATGGACTCGGCGGCGATGCCACTGACCCTGGCGCCGCTTCTGCGATATTTGCGGCAAAGGGACGCCCTCAGGATAATCCCTTGATAGTGCATATCGCAAAGCGCGAGGATCTTTGGCTGGTAGCGAGGGATGTGCCGGAGGCGGCATTAAGGCTCATCGAGCATTTCTGGCCCGGCCCGCTTACCTTGGTCTTGCCCAGGACCCACCTCATCCCTGATGAGACGACAGGGGGTCTTGATACTGTGGCCATCCGCATGCCCGATCACGGCATTGCCCTTGCTTTGATTGCTGAGGCGGGCGTGCCAGTGGCGGCGCCTAGCGCAAATACATCCGGTAAGCCGAGTCCGACAACTGCTGATCATGTCATGGAGGATCTGGCAGGTAAGATCGATCTTGTGATCGATGGAGGGCCCACTTCGATAGGGGTGGAGTCCACAGTCGTGGACATGACCGTATCCCCTCCCATGGTGTTGAGGCCGGGAGGCACCACGCTGGAGGACTTGAGAGAAATCCTGGCCAATATAGAGGTGAGCCCCAGCATCATCCATCCCGGCCGCATGCCCATCAATGGCGCGCCTCGTTCTCCCGGCATGAAATATACTCATTATTCACCTGAGGCTGAGGTAATGCTTTTTGAGGGGGACCCGCAGGATATAGTATCGGGGATTCGCCGTTCAGCCATCGACCTTATTGCTCAGGGGAAGAGGGTCGGGATCCTGGCGACCCATGAGACTCACGACCTGTATAAAGACCTCGGAGTATTGTTGAAGGTATCGGGAAGCAGAGAGGACCTCTCGCGGATAGCCTCGCATATCTTCGCTCTTCTAAGGGAATTTGATCATGATAAGGCCGATGTGATTCTTGTGGAGGGCGTTCCTGAAAACGGTCTTGGATTCGCTATAATGAACCGCCTCAGGAAGGCCGCAGGATCTAAGGTATGA
- a CDS encoding DUF1385 domain-containing protein: MRQDFQYGGQAVIEGVMMRGRDHIAVAVRKGNGEITVMKRPLNSSLAKNRFLRLPIIRGVVVLIESLVIGIQALMYSANEFAGEEEDMKLKPWETTAAMIGAFALFVGLFVILPNFIAAGVQRLGAGPIGTSASEGISRIVIFLLYIFGVSRIKDIKRVFEYHGAEHKVIYTYEAQEELSVENARKYSTLHPRCGTSFLLIVMVVMILIFSLIGSRTLLVRLGLRLILLPVVAGISYEFIKLSGRRTLQRATWFRWLIAPGLWLQRLTTREPDDSQLEVAIKALTMVLEDSSAS, from the coding sequence TTGAGACAGGATTTCCAGTATGGTGGGCAGGCAGTGATCGAGGGCGTTATGATGAGGGGCAGAGATCATATAGCTGTCGCGGTAAGGAAAGGGAACGGTGAAATAACCGTCATGAAACGTCCCTTGAATTCTTCGCTGGCCAAGAACAGATTCCTCCGGCTGCCCATCATTCGCGGCGTGGTGGTGCTGATAGAATCTCTGGTCATTGGGATTCAGGCCCTCATGTATTCTGCAAATGAGTTTGCCGGAGAAGAAGAGGACATGAAGCTCAAGCCCTGGGAGACGACGGCCGCCATGATTGGCGCGTTTGCCCTGTTCGTAGGGCTCTTTGTCATACTCCCGAACTTCATTGCCGCAGGAGTTCAGCGCCTTGGTGCGGGGCCCATAGGAACCAGCGCTAGTGAGGGAATTTCCAGGATCGTGATATTCCTTCTATACATTTTCGGGGTATCCAGGATAAAGGATATAAAGAGAGTGTTTGAATATCACGGAGCGGAACACAAGGTCATATACACATATGAGGCGCAAGAGGAGTTGTCAGTGGAGAATGCCCGTAAATATAGCACTCTTCATCCCAGGTGCGGGACCAGCTTCCTCTTGATCGTCATGGTAGTTATGATATTGATTTTTTCCCTTATTGGATCCAGGACTTTGCTCGTCCGCCTCGGGCTCAGGTTGATTCTCCTGCCGGTGGTGGCTGGGATATCCTATGAGTTTATCAAATTATCAGGGAGAAGGACCCTGCAGAGGGCGACTTGGTTTCGCTGGCTGATAGCTCCCGGTCTCTGGCTCCAGCGGCTTACCACGAGAGAACCAGATGATTCACAGTTGGAGGTGGCCATCAAGGCCCTCACCATGGTCCTTGAGGATAGTAGCGCTTCCTGA
- a CDS encoding 4Fe-4S binding protein, translating to MGLITVIEAKCKDCYKCVRSCPVKAIRIHQGHAEVVEERCILDGRCITVCPQHAKKVASDVDHVRGLISSGARVIAGLAPSFISAFHEYGPRRLVSILKKLGFQDVQETAFAAEFVAREHARVIAAGRRPLISSSCPAIVNLLEQYYPHLLGYLAPVVSPMVAHGRLIKRFLGEDVAYVFIGPCVAKKNEARDKHVKGAVDGVLTFDELAAWILDVGLDLAELPEEDFMSMGDLYERMGGYCDEILREARYFPMAGGLARTAGIEAGLLAEDLVTISGIEECMDYFSKFPIEDGPDLVEALACNGGCLAGPGLYDIGLQTGDDLYSRRRKLLEYARLKTPYGDLGSHGGVGKTEAGEDGMKGWHQQGPIILPLRRTYGPRDIRAPQPTEEDIRKILAATGKLTPEDELNCGACGYDSCRAKALAVFQGMAEIEMCIPYMRKRAESMAQVTFNLTPNGIIIVDRDLKILDINPAIENKFQMRRDAVVGRHLEDFLDARVFRNAIEKNGLASGEVEYPAYGLVTSQTAVYVEDQGLVVGVIADITQERAQRDRLRKMQEETLMGAQEVITRQMRVAQEIAGLLGETTAETKLVLTRLMKLMGRGGDGDDS from the coding sequence ATGGGCCTTATCACCGTAATTGAAGCCAAATGTAAAGATTGTTATAAATGTGTGAGATCATGCCCCGTCAAAGCCATCAGAATACATCAGGGACATGCTGAGGTCGTGGAAGAAAGATGCATACTCGATGGACGATGCATCACGGTATGTCCGCAGCATGCCAAAAAGGTGGCAAGTGACGTGGATCATGTCAGAGGGCTCATATCGTCAGGCGCTAGAGTCATAGCAGGACTTGCGCCTTCCTTTATATCGGCCTTCCACGAATACGGCCCCCGGAGGCTGGTGTCGATCCTCAAAAAGTTGGGATTCCAGGATGTGCAGGAGACGGCATTTGCGGCGGAATTCGTCGCCAGAGAACATGCGAGGGTGATCGCGGCGGGGAGGCGCCCGCTTATTTCTTCGTCGTGCCCTGCAATTGTGAATTTGCTCGAGCAATATTATCCCCATCTCCTCGGCTATCTGGCTCCTGTTGTGTCCCCCATGGTGGCCCATGGAAGGCTTATAAAACGTTTCCTTGGCGAGGATGTAGCTTATGTATTCATCGGGCCCTGCGTAGCAAAGAAGAATGAGGCGAGAGACAAGCATGTCAAGGGAGCTGTAGATGGGGTCTTGACCTTTGATGAACTCGCCGCCTGGATTTTGGACGTCGGCCTGGATCTCGCCGAGCTCCCGGAGGAAGACTTTATGAGCATGGGGGATCTCTATGAGCGCATGGGCGGCTACTGTGATGAGATTTTGCGGGAGGCAAGATATTTCCCAATGGCGGGAGGGCTTGCCAGGACGGCGGGTATAGAGGCGGGGCTGCTGGCAGAAGATCTCGTGACCATCTCAGGAATCGAAGAGTGTATGGACTATTTCTCTAAGTTCCCCATTGAGGATGGGCCGGATCTTGTAGAGGCTCTAGCATGCAATGGCGGATGTCTCGCTGGTCCGGGACTTTATGACATCGGCCTTCAAACCGGTGATGACCTGTATAGTCGCAGGAGAAAATTGCTGGAATATGCAAGACTCAAGACGCCATATGGAGACTTGGGGTCTCATGGTGGTGTGGGAAAGACCGAGGCAGGGGAGGATGGGATGAAAGGCTGGCATCAGCAGGGCCCCATCATTCTACCCTTGAGAAGAACCTATGGACCTCGGGATATCAGGGCGCCTCAGCCCACGGAAGAGGACATCCGGAAGATCCTGGCGGCCACGGGCAAATTGACGCCCGAAGACGAGCTCAATTGCGGGGCTTGCGGCTATGACTCCTGCAGGGCAAAAGCCCTTGCCGTTTTTCAGGGGATGGCCGAAATCGAGATGTGCATCCCTTATATGCGCAAGAGAGCTGAATCCATGGCTCAGGTCACGTTCAACCTGACCCCGAACGGAATCATCATAGTAGATCGGGATCTCAAGATCCTGGATATAAACCCGGCCATTGAGAACAAATTCCAAATGAGGCGGGATGCCGTGGTCGGCAGACATCTTGAGGATTTTCTGGATGCTAGGGTTTTCCGTAATGCGATAGAGAAAAATGGTCTTGCTTCAGGTGAAGTGGAGTATCCGGCATATGGGCTCGTGACCTCTCAGACCGCAGTATATGTGGAGGATCAGGGACTGGTGGTCGGCGTCATAGCTGATATCACCCAAGAACGGGCCCAGCGGGACCGGCTTAGAAAGATGCAGGAAGAGACTCTCATGGGGGCCCAGGAGGTCATCACCCGGCAAATGAGAGTGGCCCAGGAAATAGCCGGGCTTCTCGGGGAAACCACCGCGGAGACTAAATTGGTGCTGACCCGGCTTATGAAGCTCATGGGACGTGGCGGGGATGGTGACGATTCATGA
- the prfA gene encoding peptide chain release factor 1: MFERLQEIESRYEDLEKELGDPEVVADQERFSKCAKVHAELEEVVSVYRKYKKAAEDLDSAKAMLSSHVDREFREFLESEISTLSEEKESLENRLKILLLPRDPNDYKNVLVEIRGGAGGEEAALFAADLFRMYSRYAERHGWRTEMMSSNPTDLGGFKEVIFMVEGRGAYSRLKYESGVHRVQRVPTTEASGRIHTSTATVAVLPEAEEVEVDIKPEELRIEVFRSTGHGGQSVNTTDSAVRIVHIPTGLVVTCQDERSQLKNKEKAMRVLRARLLDMAQREQEARITEARRSQVGTGDRSERIRTYNFPQNRVTDHRIGFTTHRLEAILDGDLDELVDALLTADQAEKLRKIG, encoded by the coding sequence ATATTTGAGAGATTACAAGAAATTGAATCGCGTTATGAGGATCTGGAAAAGGAACTCGGGGACCCCGAAGTTGTAGCCGATCAAGAACGATTTTCAAAGTGCGCCAAGGTTCACGCCGAGCTCGAGGAGGTTGTCAGCGTTTATAGAAAATACAAGAAAGCGGCTGAGGACCTTGATTCGGCAAAGGCCATGTTATCTAGCCATGTTGACCGGGAATTTCGGGAATTCCTGGAGTCAGAGATCAGCACCCTCAGTGAAGAAAAAGAAAGCCTTGAGAATAGGCTGAAGATCCTCCTGTTGCCTCGGGATCCGAATGATTATAAAAATGTGCTGGTGGAGATCAGGGGCGGGGCCGGTGGCGAGGAGGCAGCCCTCTTTGCGGCGGATCTTTTCAGGATGTATTCGCGGTATGCAGAGCGCCATGGCTGGAGGACCGAGATGATGAGCAGCAATCCTACAGATCTCGGGGGATTCAAAGAGGTTATCTTCATGGTTGAGGGGCGCGGCGCATATAGCAGGCTAAAATATGAAAGTGGGGTCCACAGGGTCCAGCGGGTGCCCACGACAGAGGCGTCGGGCCGAATCCATACATCCACCGCTACGGTGGCGGTCCTTCCCGAGGCAGAGGAAGTTGAAGTTGATATAAAACCTGAGGAACTGCGTATTGAAGTTTTTCGTTCCACTGGCCACGGTGGGCAGAGTGTCAATACCACCGACTCCGCGGTGCGCATCGTTCATATACCCACAGGCCTGGTTGTCACCTGTCAGGATGAGCGCTCGCAGCTCAAGAATAAGGAAAAGGCCATGAGGGTCCTGAGGGCTCGTCTCCTGGACATGGCCCAGCGTGAACAAGAGGCCCGTATTACAGAGGCCAGGAGGTCTCAAGTGGGCACGGGGGACCGCAGCGAGAGGATACGGACATATAATTTCCCTCAAAACCGTGTGACAGACCATAGGATCGGTTTTACGACCCACAGACTCGAGGCGATCCTCGATGGCGACCTCGATGAGCTGGTGGATGCCCTGCTGACAGCAGATCAGGCTGAGAAGCTGAGGAAGATTGGCTGA
- the prmC gene encoding peptide chain release factor N(5)-glutamine methyltransferase: MAEGKKVEIIWRAGARAGVTIAEALRKATMSLKKYGIPTARLDAEVLLAFVLACRREDLYAHPERVVDHSKLDEFRSLLEKRINRVPVAYLRSLKEFMAMEFLVTPAVLIPRPETEVLVEAVLSEFACRCRRALIADIGTGSGAIAVALAYRLTDIEIVATDISPSAISIAKLNAKRHHVQDRIRFEVGDLLEPLSRLGLEGRLDAIVSNPPYIASSEMGSLPPELSFEPKIALDAGEDGLSPFRRMLAGAAEFLKDSGLVALEVSSLRASEVARLAENLGYNVSIRQDYAGRDRVVMARR; encoded by the coding sequence TTGGCTGAGGGGAAGAAAGTAGAGATAATATGGAGAGCAGGAGCTAGAGCAGGGGTGACGATTGCCGAGGCCCTACGAAAGGCCACCATGAGTTTGAAGAAATACGGGATTCCTACAGCCAGACTGGACGCAGAGGTGCTGCTTGCATTCGTGCTTGCATGTCGCCGGGAAGATTTATATGCTCATCCTGAGAGGGTGGTCGACCATTCAAAGCTGGATGAGTTTCGGAGTCTTCTGGAAAAGCGGATCAACAGGGTGCCCGTGGCATACCTACGTTCGCTGAAGGAATTCATGGCTATGGAGTTTCTGGTGACACCAGCAGTGCTCATCCCAAGGCCTGAGACAGAGGTGCTTGTCGAAGCCGTTTTATCGGAATTCGCTTGCCGCTGCAGGAGGGCTCTCATAGCAGACATCGGGACAGGCAGCGGGGCCATTGCCGTGGCCCTGGCATACCGGCTGACCGATATTGAAATCGTGGCCACAGATATTTCTCCGTCAGCCATTTCCATAGCAAAGTTGAATGCCAAGAGGCATCATGTGCAGGACCGGATTCGATTTGAGGTCGGTGATCTTTTGGAGCCCTTGTCGAGACTTGGGCTTGAAGGCAGATTAGACGCTATCGTTTCCAATCCACCATATATAGCTAGCTCTGAAATGGGAAGTTTGCCGCCGGAGCTTTCATTTGAGCCAAAGATCGCGCTGGACGCCGGGGAAGACGGGCTTTCCCCATTCCGGCGGATGCTTGCAGGCGCGGCAGAATTCTTGAAGGACTCAGGTCTGGTCGCGTTGGAAGTGTCAAGCCTCAGAGCTTCGGAAGTGGCTCGTCTTGCCGAGAATCTGGGATATAATGTCAGTATCAGGCAAGACTATGCCGGCAGGGATAGAGTCGTCATGGCCCGTAGATGA
- a CDS encoding (2Fe-2S) ferredoxin domain-containing protein: MLNVSVCVGSSCHLRGAYDVIRALQDLIRTYGLSDKIDLSATFCLGHCTEGVTVKIGETIVTSVTPQIVERIFEEKVLPSVG; this comes from the coding sequence ATGCTAAATGTTTCCGTCTGCGTGGGAAGTTCGTGTCACCTGAGGGGCGCCTATGACGTGATCCGCGCGCTACAGGATCTCATACGTACATATGGTCTTTCCGACAAGATCGATCTTTCGGCAACATTCTGTCTAGGACATTGCACAGAAGGTGTCACGGTCAAAATCGGCGAGACCATAGTGACATCTGTCACTCCCCAGATTGTAGAAAGGATCTTTGAGGAAAAGGTACTCCCATCGGTGGGGTAA
- the rpmE gene encoding 50S ribosomal protein L31: MKKDIHPKFYITTITCACGERFEVGSTKKDLKVEICSKCHPMFTGKQRIVDTGGRVERFKKRHGIA; this comes from the coding sequence TTGAAGAAGGATATCCATCCAAAGTTTTATATTACTACTATCACCTGCGCATGCGGGGAGAGATTTGAAGTCGGATCTACCAAGAAGGACCTCAAGGTTGAGATATGCTCCAAGTGCCATCCGATGTTTACCGGCAAGCAGCGCATCGTAGACACAGGTGGACGAGTGGAGCGCTTCAAGAAGCGGCACGGGATTGCCTGA